In the genome of Raphanus sativus cultivar WK10039 chromosome 4, ASM80110v3, whole genome shotgun sequence, one region contains:
- the LOC108854901 gene encoding ENHANCER OF AG-4 protein 2 isoform X1, whose protein sequence is MAPGRKRGASKGNAKGQLILGDLVLAKVKGFPAWPAKISRPEEWDRAPDPKKYFVKFFGTQEIAFVAPPDIQAFTNEAKNKLIARCQGKTLKYFAQAVKEICTAFEDLQNRSSDVSGIGDPLDAAEPDLTKSEIADGTCHIVTDTDGTENFYSMADPCFPKLDKNNGEETNAETVKKDSSPGSESLTHGSHHHKIKAEDFDKGAGGDVNGQKNLARTKKVAGGSDKKGDTIHRDKGSNSDVPDGRAASVKSDSKMSKGLLTEKSSTKFSGGKHETSPGVKSGVSGKKRRLESELGKPAPRLDESSPAAKKPRTEGKNGSVKCEIDDESDPTGTGSDIKHEFVLGVSARGGNLQYDKEVVASRQTVEHDTSPPFSGARGRSEKGHLEQKDRSSSVGDVKVPVSQSLKKRRAVCIYDEDDDEDPKTPLHGSRAAVPKTSELTDSLKSGNASTKAKVSAGPTESTRVRKAPLRKHCEDASRVLTKNVENSANILPIVKPINELPPKDVKQIVGSPMPSPQLGSSNKHVTVQQKSAKSSVKVSGVVMAKKLQNDSCKEAVVKSDKVSSSLSQTDQRHKPAEDRPTVASKAALNLKEAGISRDTSEDLSAVMLDDNRENWSAPFISAKTPDAAASMKDLIAAAQAKRKLAHSQNSVFGNLNPSFLSISDAQMRSQSPFMVQNASASAAIAMPLVVQGHQQESSPSNHGHQSSSRNQNEVDDSEERILSSGHKSVGGSLSGGTEAAVSRDAFEGMIETLSRTKESIGRATRLAIDCAKYGIASEVVELLIRKLEIEPHFHRKVDLFFLVDSITQCSHNQKGIAGASYVPTVQAALPRLLSAAAPPGIDARDNRRKCLKVLKLWLDRKIFPESLLRRYIDEIGASGDDGTVEISLRRPSRSERSVDDPIREMEGMHVDEYGSNATIQLPGFFSSHSFEDDEEDDDLPTSQKAKNTSSGEPFNALDDLEIRDSPSDRHQRVLEDVDRDLEMEDVSGEGKDVPPSAFCENETKEQSLDVSEPVTDKSTAVPPLSEDSPPLPHESPPSPPPLPPSPPPPSPPPPPSSPPPLLPPPPPTAQFPPLPSPPSQPPPPPPLTPPPSPPPPPPAQSIALPTQPSIASHHQLPPQLGFPPPAYPLSHQTYPGSMQQDRRNIFTGDQIVQGPGSSSRGSNVQQSYNFNPEASSQNQRFQPNPTLSQRPMVRNLPLAPSSHFPYPSHVQSQSPHTYTHPYSFPPQRDDGRRYRDEEPWRMSSSGRGAENQSGAWIRGRHSHPGLPRVTDNFFRPPPERPPSVTMSYQPSSTSNLQAVPAIPGHAASQMLPSRPDLPAGNCWRPA, encoded by the exons ATGGCTCCGGGGCGTAAAAGAGGAGCGAGCAAGGGTAACGCCAAGGGGCAGTTGATCCTCGGTGATCTCGTTCTTGCCAAAGTCAAAGGCTTCCCTGCTTGGCCTGCTAAG ATCAGCCGGCCTGAAGAGTGGGATCGTGCGCCAGATCCAAAGAAGTACTTTGTTAAGTTCTTTGGAACTCAGGAAAT AGCTTTTGTTGCACCGCCTGATATCCAAGCCTTCACTAATGAGGCGAAGAACAAACTAATAGCAAGATGTCAAGGTAAAACACTCAAGTATTTTGCCCAAGCTGTAAAGGAAATATGCACCGCTTTTGAGGACTTGCAGAACCGCAGTTCAGACGTTTCGGGCATTGGGGATCCTCTGGATGCTGCAGAGCCTGATTTGACAAAGTCTGAGATTGCGGATGGAACATGTCATATAGTCACTGATACTGATGGAACCGAAAATTTTTATTCTATGGCGGATCCTTGCTTCCCCAAATTAGATAAGAATAATGGTGAAGAGACAAATGCTGAGACCGTGAAGAAGGATTCATCCCCGGGTAGCGAGTCATTGACGCATGGTTCACACCACCATAAAATAAAGGCTGAAGATTTTGATAAAGGAGCTGGCGGTGATGTTAATGGTCAAAAGAATCTAGCGAGAACAAAGAAGGTAGCAGGTGGCTCCGACAAAAAAGGTGATACAATTCACAGAGACAAAGGCAGTAACTCAGATGTGCCTGATGGTCGAGCTGCTAGTGTTAAATCTGATTCCAAAATGTCAAAAGGTCTGTTGACAGAGAAATCTAGTACCAAATTTTCTGGAGGTAAGCACGAAACTTCACCTGGCGTTAAGAGTGGGGTTTCAGGCAAGAAAAGAAGGCTTGAAAGTGAACTAGGGAAGCCTGCACCAAGACTAGATGAAAGCTCACCTGCTGCTAAAAAACCGCGAACTGAAGGTAAGAATGGCAGCGTAAAGTGCGAAATTGATGATGAATCTGATCCTACTGGGACTGGATCAGATATTAAGCATGAATTTGTTTTAGGAGTAAGCGCTCGCGGAGGAAACTTACAATATGACAAAGAAGTAGTTGCTAGCAGACAAACAGTGGAGCATGATACCTCTCCTCCTTTTTCCGGGGCTCGTGGTAGATCCGAGAAAGGTCATCTGGAACAGAAAGACCGTTCCTCTTCTGTTGGTGACGTTAAGGTTCCAGTTTCACAGTCTCTAAAAAAACGAAGGGCCGTCTGCATCTAtgacgaagatgatgatgaagatccAAAAACCCCATTGCATGGAAGTCGAGCTGCTGTTCCCAAAACATCAGAATTGACTGATAGTCTGAAAAGTGGCAATGCCTCTACTAAAGCTAAGGTATCTGCTGGACCTACCGAGAGTACTCGAGTAAGGAAAGCACCTCTGCGTAAACATTGTGAGGATGCTTCACGTGTATTAACGAAAAATGTGGAGAATTCTGCTAATATCTTACCCATAGTAAAACCCATCAATGAGTTGCCGCCAAAGGATGTCAAGCAGATCGTTGGATCTCCTATGCCGTCTCCTCAGCTGGGTTCTTCTAACAAGCACGTTACAGTACAGCAAAAATCTGCAAAATCATCTGTAAAAGTTTCTGGTGTTGTGATGGCAAAGAAGCTTCAGAATGATTCTTGTAAGGAGGCAGTTGTGAAATCTGATAAAGTAAGCTCTTCTCTGTCTCAAACTGATCAGAGACACAAACCAGCTGAAGATAGGCCAACAGTGGCTTCAAAAGCTGCTTTAAATCTGAAGGAAGCTGGTATTTCAAGAGACACTTCTGAAGACTTGTCTGCTGTGAT GCTTGATGACAACCGAGAAAATTGGAGTGCTCCATTTATCAGTGCGAAGACCCCAGATGCAGCTGCATCTATGAAGGATCTAATTGCAGCAGCACAGGCCAAAAGAAAACTAGCACATTCACAAAATTCAGTTTTTGGGAATTTGAACCCTAGTTTCTTAAGCATCAGTGATGCACAAATGAGGAGTCAGAGCCCGTTTATGGTTCAGAATGCTTCAGCTTCTGCTGCCATCGCAATGCCTTTAGTTGTTCAAGGACATCAACAAGAATCTTCTCCGTCAAATCATGGGCATCAGTCCTCATCAAGAAATCAAAATGAGGTTGATGATAGTGAAGAGAGAATACTTAGTTCAGGGCATAAGTCAGTTGGAGGTTCACTTAGTGGTGGTACTGAGGCGGCTGTTTCCCGAGATGCTTTTGAGGGCATGATAGAGACCTTATCAAGAACAAAGGAAAGTATTGGACGTGCAACACGCCTAGCAATTGATTGTGCCAAGTACGGGATTGCTAGTGAG GTGGTGGAACTTCTCATACGAAAGTTGGAAATTGAACCTCACTTCCATCGTAAAGTGGACTTGTTCTTTCTCGTTGACTCTATCACCCAGTGTTCGCACAACCAAAAAG GTATTGCTGGTGCTTCATACGTTCCTACTGTGCAAGCTGCTTTGCCACGTCTTTTAAGTGCTGCTGCTCCTCCAGGGATCGATGCTCGTGATAATCGCCGTAAATGTCTGAAG GTTCTGAAGTTGTGGCTTGATAGGAAAATTTTCCCTGAATCTCTTCTGCGTCGTTATATTGATGAAATTGGAGCTTCTGGTGATGATGGAACCGTTGAGATTTCCTTACGGCGTCCTTCTAGATCTGAGCGTTCTGTAGATGATCCTATTAGAGAAATGGAAGGGATGCATGTTGATGAGTATGGAAG CAATGCAACTATTCAGCTTCCTGGGTTTTTCTCTTCTCATTCctttgaagatgatgaagaagatgacgaTCTTCCAACATCACAAAAAGCAAAAAACACATCTTCTGGGGAACCTTTCAATGCTTTAGATGACTTGGAAATACGTGATAGTCCAAGTGATAGACACCAGCGAGTTTTGGAGGATGTAGATCGTGATCTTGAAATGGAAGATGTATCTGGTGAGGGAAAAGATGTACCACCTTCCGCTTTCTGTGAGAATGAGACAAAGGAGCAGTCACTGGATGTTAGTGAACCAGTTACGGACAAGTCAACTGCGGTGCCTCCTCTTTCAGAGGATTCTCCTCCGTTACCTCACGAATCACCTCCATCTCCCCCTCCTCTACCTCCTTCTCCACCACCTCCGTCTCCACCTCCTCCGCCTTCATCTCCGCCTCCGTTACTGCCACCACCACCTCCCACAGCGCAGTTCCCACCTCTTCCTTCACCCCCGTCTCAgcctccaccaccaccgcctcTTACACCTCCACCTTCACCGCCACCTCCACCGCCTGCACAATCTATAGCTTTACCAACTCAACCATCCATAGCGAGCCATCATCAATTACCACCTCAATTAGGATTTCCTCCTCCAGCATATCCATTATCGCATCAAACATACCCAGGATCTATGCAGCAAGACCGCCGTAACATTTTCACT GGTGATCAAATTGTCCAAGGGCCGGGAAGTTCTTCACGTGGAAGTAATGTGCAGCAGTCATATAATTTTAATCCTGAAGCTTCTTCACAGAACCAACGGTTTCAGCCGAACCCCACTCTCTCCCAAAGACCTATGGTTAGGAATCTGCCTTTAGCACCGTCCAGTCATTTTCCGTATCCAAGCCATGTTCAATCTCAATCCCCGCATACCTACACTCATCCTTACTCGTTCCCACCTCAACGTGATGATGGACGGCGATATAGAGATGAGGAACCATGGCGGATGTCTTCAAGTGGGCGTGGTGCAGAAAACCAGAGTGGTGCCTGGATACGTGGAAGACATTCACATCCAGGCCTTCCTAGAGTCACAGACA ATTTCTTTCGGCCACCACCAGAACGTCCACCTTCAGTGACAATGAGCTATCAACCTTCTTCTACTAGTAACTTACAAGCTGTCCCGGCAATTCCAG GTCATGCTGCTTCCCAGATGCTACCATCTCGGCCAGACCTGCCTGCCGGGAATTGTTGGCGGCCAGCTTGA
- the LOC108854901 gene encoding ENHANCER OF AG-4 protein 2 isoform X2: MAPGRKRGASKGNAKGQLILGDLVLAKVKGFPAWPAKISRPEEWDRAPDPKKYFVKFFGTQEIAFVAPPDIQAFTNEAKNKLIARCQGKTLKYFAQAVKEICTAFEDLQNRSSDVSGIGDPLDAAEPDLTKSEIADGTCHIVTDTDGTENFYSMADPCFPKLDKNNGEETNAETVKKDSSPGSESLTHGSHHHKIKAEDFDKGAGGDVNGQKNLARTKKVAGGSDKKGDTIHRDKGSNSDVPDGRAASVKSDSKMSKGLLTEKSSTKFSGGKHETSPGVKSGVSGKKRRLESELGKPAPRLDESSPAAKKPRTEGKNGSVKCEIDDESDPTGTGSDIKHEFVLGVSARGGNLQYDKEVVASRQTVEHDTSPPFSGARGRSEKGHLEQKDRSSSVGDVKVPVSQSLKKRRAVCIYDEDDDEDPKTPLHGSRAAVPKTSELTDSLKSGNASTKAKVSAGPTESTRVRKAPLRKHCEDASRVLTKNVENSANILPIVKPINELPPKDVKQIVGSPMPSPQLGSSNKHVTVQQKSAKSSVKVSGVVMAKKLQNDSCKEAVVKSDKVSSSLSQTDQRHKPAEDRPTVASKAALNLKEAGISRDTSEDLSAVMLDDNRENWSAPFISAKTPDAAASMKDLIAAAQAKRKLAHSQNSVFGNLNPSFLSISDAQMRSQSPFMVQNASASAAIAMPLVVQGHQQESSPSNHGHQSSSRNQNEVDDSEERILSSGHKSVGGSLSGGTEAAVSRDAFEGMIETLSRTKESIGRATRLAIDCAKYGIASEVVELLIRKLEIEPHFHRKVDLFFLVDSITQCSHNQKGIAGASYVPTVQAALPRLLSAAAPPGIDARDNRRKCLKVLKLWLDRKIFPESLLRRYIDEIGASGDDGTVEISLRRPSRSERSVDDPIREMEGMHVDEYGSNATIQLPGFFSSHSFEDDEEDDDLPTSQKAKNTSSGEPFNALDDLEIRDSPSDRHQRVLEDVDRDLEMEDVSGEGKDVPPSAFCENETKEQSLDVSEPVTDKSTAVPPLSEDSPPLPHESPPSPPPLPPSPPPPSPPPPPSSPPPLLPPPPPTAQFPPLPSPPSQPPPPPPLTPPPSPPPPPPAQSIALPTQPSIASHHQLPPQLGFPPPAYPLSHQTYPGSMQQDRRNIFTGDQIVQGPGSSSRGSNVQQSYNFNPEASSQNQRFQPNPTLSQRPMVRNLPLAPSSHFPYPSHVQSQSPHTYTHPYSFPPQRDDGRRYRDEEPWRMSSSGRGAENQSGAWIRGRHSHPGLPRVTDSIFLSATTRTSTFSDNELSTFFY, translated from the exons ATGGCTCCGGGGCGTAAAAGAGGAGCGAGCAAGGGTAACGCCAAGGGGCAGTTGATCCTCGGTGATCTCGTTCTTGCCAAAGTCAAAGGCTTCCCTGCTTGGCCTGCTAAG ATCAGCCGGCCTGAAGAGTGGGATCGTGCGCCAGATCCAAAGAAGTACTTTGTTAAGTTCTTTGGAACTCAGGAAAT AGCTTTTGTTGCACCGCCTGATATCCAAGCCTTCACTAATGAGGCGAAGAACAAACTAATAGCAAGATGTCAAGGTAAAACACTCAAGTATTTTGCCCAAGCTGTAAAGGAAATATGCACCGCTTTTGAGGACTTGCAGAACCGCAGTTCAGACGTTTCGGGCATTGGGGATCCTCTGGATGCTGCAGAGCCTGATTTGACAAAGTCTGAGATTGCGGATGGAACATGTCATATAGTCACTGATACTGATGGAACCGAAAATTTTTATTCTATGGCGGATCCTTGCTTCCCCAAATTAGATAAGAATAATGGTGAAGAGACAAATGCTGAGACCGTGAAGAAGGATTCATCCCCGGGTAGCGAGTCATTGACGCATGGTTCACACCACCATAAAATAAAGGCTGAAGATTTTGATAAAGGAGCTGGCGGTGATGTTAATGGTCAAAAGAATCTAGCGAGAACAAAGAAGGTAGCAGGTGGCTCCGACAAAAAAGGTGATACAATTCACAGAGACAAAGGCAGTAACTCAGATGTGCCTGATGGTCGAGCTGCTAGTGTTAAATCTGATTCCAAAATGTCAAAAGGTCTGTTGACAGAGAAATCTAGTACCAAATTTTCTGGAGGTAAGCACGAAACTTCACCTGGCGTTAAGAGTGGGGTTTCAGGCAAGAAAAGAAGGCTTGAAAGTGAACTAGGGAAGCCTGCACCAAGACTAGATGAAAGCTCACCTGCTGCTAAAAAACCGCGAACTGAAGGTAAGAATGGCAGCGTAAAGTGCGAAATTGATGATGAATCTGATCCTACTGGGACTGGATCAGATATTAAGCATGAATTTGTTTTAGGAGTAAGCGCTCGCGGAGGAAACTTACAATATGACAAAGAAGTAGTTGCTAGCAGACAAACAGTGGAGCATGATACCTCTCCTCCTTTTTCCGGGGCTCGTGGTAGATCCGAGAAAGGTCATCTGGAACAGAAAGACCGTTCCTCTTCTGTTGGTGACGTTAAGGTTCCAGTTTCACAGTCTCTAAAAAAACGAAGGGCCGTCTGCATCTAtgacgaagatgatgatgaagatccAAAAACCCCATTGCATGGAAGTCGAGCTGCTGTTCCCAAAACATCAGAATTGACTGATAGTCTGAAAAGTGGCAATGCCTCTACTAAAGCTAAGGTATCTGCTGGACCTACCGAGAGTACTCGAGTAAGGAAAGCACCTCTGCGTAAACATTGTGAGGATGCTTCACGTGTATTAACGAAAAATGTGGAGAATTCTGCTAATATCTTACCCATAGTAAAACCCATCAATGAGTTGCCGCCAAAGGATGTCAAGCAGATCGTTGGATCTCCTATGCCGTCTCCTCAGCTGGGTTCTTCTAACAAGCACGTTACAGTACAGCAAAAATCTGCAAAATCATCTGTAAAAGTTTCTGGTGTTGTGATGGCAAAGAAGCTTCAGAATGATTCTTGTAAGGAGGCAGTTGTGAAATCTGATAAAGTAAGCTCTTCTCTGTCTCAAACTGATCAGAGACACAAACCAGCTGAAGATAGGCCAACAGTGGCTTCAAAAGCTGCTTTAAATCTGAAGGAAGCTGGTATTTCAAGAGACACTTCTGAAGACTTGTCTGCTGTGAT GCTTGATGACAACCGAGAAAATTGGAGTGCTCCATTTATCAGTGCGAAGACCCCAGATGCAGCTGCATCTATGAAGGATCTAATTGCAGCAGCACAGGCCAAAAGAAAACTAGCACATTCACAAAATTCAGTTTTTGGGAATTTGAACCCTAGTTTCTTAAGCATCAGTGATGCACAAATGAGGAGTCAGAGCCCGTTTATGGTTCAGAATGCTTCAGCTTCTGCTGCCATCGCAATGCCTTTAGTTGTTCAAGGACATCAACAAGAATCTTCTCCGTCAAATCATGGGCATCAGTCCTCATCAAGAAATCAAAATGAGGTTGATGATAGTGAAGAGAGAATACTTAGTTCAGGGCATAAGTCAGTTGGAGGTTCACTTAGTGGTGGTACTGAGGCGGCTGTTTCCCGAGATGCTTTTGAGGGCATGATAGAGACCTTATCAAGAACAAAGGAAAGTATTGGACGTGCAACACGCCTAGCAATTGATTGTGCCAAGTACGGGATTGCTAGTGAG GTGGTGGAACTTCTCATACGAAAGTTGGAAATTGAACCTCACTTCCATCGTAAAGTGGACTTGTTCTTTCTCGTTGACTCTATCACCCAGTGTTCGCACAACCAAAAAG GTATTGCTGGTGCTTCATACGTTCCTACTGTGCAAGCTGCTTTGCCACGTCTTTTAAGTGCTGCTGCTCCTCCAGGGATCGATGCTCGTGATAATCGCCGTAAATGTCTGAAG GTTCTGAAGTTGTGGCTTGATAGGAAAATTTTCCCTGAATCTCTTCTGCGTCGTTATATTGATGAAATTGGAGCTTCTGGTGATGATGGAACCGTTGAGATTTCCTTACGGCGTCCTTCTAGATCTGAGCGTTCTGTAGATGATCCTATTAGAGAAATGGAAGGGATGCATGTTGATGAGTATGGAAG CAATGCAACTATTCAGCTTCCTGGGTTTTTCTCTTCTCATTCctttgaagatgatgaagaagatgacgaTCTTCCAACATCACAAAAAGCAAAAAACACATCTTCTGGGGAACCTTTCAATGCTTTAGATGACTTGGAAATACGTGATAGTCCAAGTGATAGACACCAGCGAGTTTTGGAGGATGTAGATCGTGATCTTGAAATGGAAGATGTATCTGGTGAGGGAAAAGATGTACCACCTTCCGCTTTCTGTGAGAATGAGACAAAGGAGCAGTCACTGGATGTTAGTGAACCAGTTACGGACAAGTCAACTGCGGTGCCTCCTCTTTCAGAGGATTCTCCTCCGTTACCTCACGAATCACCTCCATCTCCCCCTCCTCTACCTCCTTCTCCACCACCTCCGTCTCCACCTCCTCCGCCTTCATCTCCGCCTCCGTTACTGCCACCACCACCTCCCACAGCGCAGTTCCCACCTCTTCCTTCACCCCCGTCTCAgcctccaccaccaccgcctcTTACACCTCCACCTTCACCGCCACCTCCACCGCCTGCACAATCTATAGCTTTACCAACTCAACCATCCATAGCGAGCCATCATCAATTACCACCTCAATTAGGATTTCCTCCTCCAGCATATCCATTATCGCATCAAACATACCCAGGATCTATGCAGCAAGACCGCCGTAACATTTTCACT GGTGATCAAATTGTCCAAGGGCCGGGAAGTTCTTCACGTGGAAGTAATGTGCAGCAGTCATATAATTTTAATCCTGAAGCTTCTTCACAGAACCAACGGTTTCAGCCGAACCCCACTCTCTCCCAAAGACCTATGGTTAGGAATCTGCCTTTAGCACCGTCCAGTCATTTTCCGTATCCAAGCCATGTTCAATCTCAATCCCCGCATACCTACACTCATCCTTACTCGTTCCCACCTCAACGTGATGATGGACGGCGATATAGAGATGAGGAACCATGGCGGATGTCTTCAAGTGGGCGTGGTGCAGAAAACCAGAGTGGTGCCTGGATACGTGGAAGACATTCACATCCAGGCCTTCCTAGAGTCACAGACAGTAT ATTTCTTTCGGCCACCACCAGAACGTCCACCTTCAGTGACAATGAGCTATCAACCTTCTTCTACTAG
- the LOC108853887 gene encoding serine/threonine-protein kinase-like protein At5g23170: protein MEFDYEKLVSATDGFSPSRLIGKGSHGYVYEGLLHEEHNRVVAIKTPSLSLSRSSQPSSPLITKTEQMKKLEDEIKIMSSLPYNPHVLTFLGHAEKRLMVVEYMPNGSLHQLLHVSSSATPPRPTWLKRIEIALKIARAVHFLHEQGILHRDIKSDNILFDSSWEPKLADFGLAVDLVAEKKAPTAPAGTIGYLDPSYTSPEKLSAKTDVYSYGVVLLEIVSCRKAIDVSRSPASIVDWAVPLIEEGKIGEICGGGGGGGSGVFVETNLRLLRMAARCVSSDVESRPSSGEIAAEMVACLTEPVRRSLPLWISFFRGVVKLKRRKKRLRERMTWPGQTCRVR, encoded by the coding sequence ATGGAGTTTGATTACGAGAAGCTAGTTTCCGCCACGGATGGATTCTCTCCTTCACGTCTCATCGGCAAAGGAAGCCATGGCTACGTCTACGAAGGCCTCCTTCACGAAGAACATAACAGAGTCGTTGCCATCAAGACACCATCCTTGTCCTTATCTCGATCATCACAACCATCCTCTCCTCTTATCACAAAAACAGAACAGATGAAGAAACTAGAAGACGAGATCAAGATCATGTCCTCTCTCCCTTATAACCCACACGTCTTGACCTTCCTAGGCCACGCCGAGAAACGACTCATGGTCGTTGAGTACATGCCAAACGGATCTCTACACCAGCTACTCCACGTGTCCTCCTCCGCTACTCCTCCTCGTCCCACGTGGCTTAAACGCATCGAGATCGCGCTAAAGATCGCACGTGCGGTTCACTTCCTTCACGAGCAAGGCATCCTCCACCGTGACATCAAATCCGATAACATCTTATTCGACTCCAGCTGGGAGCCGAAGCTCGCCGACTTCGGACTCGCCGTGGACTTGGTAGCTGAGAAGAAGGCACCGACGGCGCCGGCGGGAACCATCGGGTACCTTGATCCGAGTTACACGTCGCCGGAGAAGCTGAGCGCCAAGACCGACGTTTACAGCTACGGCGTCGTTTTGCTGGAGATCGTTAGCTGCAGGAAAGCGATCGATGTCTCTCGCTCTCCGGCTTCGATAGTGGACTGGGCGGTTCCGTTGATCGAAGAGGGGAAGATCGGAGAAATctgcggcggcggaggaggaggaggatcggGTGTTTTCGTGGAAACGAATCTTCGGTTGTTGAGGATGGCTGCGCGGTGCGTGTCCTCCGACGTGGAGTCGCGTCCGTCTTCCGGGGAGATCGCGGCGGAGATGGTGGCGTGTTTGACTGAACCTGTGAGGAGGAGTTTGCCGTTGTGGATCAGCTTCTTTCGCGGGGTTGTTAAGCTGAAACGCAGGAAAAAACGGTTGAGAGAGAGGATGACGTGGCCGGGTCAAACTTGTCGCGTTAGGTGA